ACACCGACGACAGCGCCGCCAGCAGAAGAGCGCGCGTGACCAGACGAGCACGGAATGGCGACATGGTGGCGGGGATGAGGGGAATCCGATCAGCCGAACTGGGCATCGATGGCGGCGCGGATGTCATTCAGTGATTTCCCGGCTTTGGCGAGGCGGACGGTGACCCGGCCCTCACCCTGACAGATCGGGCAGGACTTGGCCATCGCTTCGCCTTCATAACAACTCAGCAGCGAGTAATGGCCACTCAATTCAGCGCACCCGCAATGGCAACCGATGCCATCGGCGATCTGCGGAATCGCGCGAATGCCATCAAAGAGCTCGACCAGATGCGGCGACTTGGTGAGATCGGCCGCCGTCAGGACCTTCGCGCCCGTGATGCCAGCGCGCGGCGTCGGATGCGAGACACCGCGCGCGCCGATCGCCGACGCCCGACGGGGCAGTAGCACGACTCCCACCCCGGCGGACAACAGCGCGACCAGCGCCGC
The sequence above is a segment of the Gemmatimonas sp. genome. Coding sequences within it:
- a CDS encoding PCYCGC motif-containing (lipo)protein — encoded protein: MLLPRRASAIGARGVSHPTPRAGITGAKVLTAADLTKSPHLVELFDGIRAIPQIADGIGCHCGCAELSGHYSLLSCYEGEAMAKSCPICQGEGRVTVRLAKAGKSLNDIRAAIDAQFG